AAAGAGTGTGAGCTGAAGACCAACAGCTTTTTTGGAGACTTTGGGATACAGAGCTTGTTAAGACACGTTCTCTTCCGGCTAGATGCTCACACTCCAGTCTGCAGCTAAATAACGTAACACAAGCAAGGCTGAGTGAGGACCCTGCCTTCCGAGCACAAAGAGAGGctcattctggggatgcagggataAATTTCAAACCAGACTCCATGTACCATTGCATTTTATAAATGTAGAACGGTCTATCACGATGCTGCACCCTTGAACTGATCACATGATCTCATGAGCATTTAATAGACTGATCAAACTCCCGGGCAGGCTTTCCCACGGTCATTGCTGTTAATGAACTTCCTGACATCTTTCTATGTTCTCTGTTAGCATTGATGCCTCTTCAGTTCCTCAGTAGGTTTGGGATTCCAAAGCACACACAAGAATAGCTGAGTATTTAATCGAGCCGGTTTGGAGGCACATGTACCTGGTGAACCCAGAGAGAAATCAGAACGTGGGCTGTCGCTGTCCTGGGCTTTGACTTGAAGTTCTGTCTGCCAGTAGACATATTCACTGCACACCCATTTCCTTCCATGGCTCATTATGCTTAATAATCGTCACTGGCCTCTGATGATGCCTTTGTGGTACAGGGCCTTTATTACCGTCCCTCGGTCACTCTAAGATTAGAAAAATGGGAGTCAGCACAACGGTTGCCTGGAGAAAATGGATCCCATGCTTCACTTTACCATATTATTTGTCTACTTTGGTTATGAAAATAATTGGATGTTGCTTATTTCTccacttttttgtgtgttctgTGTCCTTCCTTAGCAAAGAAGGAACAGGATGAAAGACGTTTGATCACCTATAGTGAAGAAAGTACCCTCACCCCTTGGGGTAGGTGTGATGTCTCTGATGAAAGGAGACCCCATTATACTCCATTGTAATGACCATTAATAGTTATTTAAACTACTATCTTGGTAACAGGATTCCTATGCTTCTTAAAATAAAGCATCTATAATCGTTTTAACTTTGATGGGTGAAAGGACCCTCCAAGTTTCCTAGTTACTGTCAGCTCTTGCTGCTTGGTGAGACCATGCGCACCGCGGCCTGAGTGGCATGCAAGCCTCTGGGAGCAGCCCTCTGTCCTGGCGGGCCAGGTGACAGCCAGCCTGGGGCTTGCGTCCCAGCCTCACCTTACTGCTGTGTGAAGTGGTGGACATTACGTTGTTCCCTGATTCCTTCTGTCTCCAGTTTCTTCATTGAGACACAGGAATAATGACACCAGTTCTGCAAGGTGGTGAGGATTTCGTGAGTTAATGTAGACACTGAATAAATGTTAATAGcgttctcctcctctcttctccctctcggTACTTATAAAAGAAATCACATATTATTATGACCAGTATATTAGGTGTTCACAGTACTTCagttaaaacaataaagatatgctgtgactgtgtgtgtgtgtgtgttgggggggtgtTAATTTCCATCTCCCCATCATCTTCCCTTGATTCTGCCTCCCTTGGGCTGCCTCGGCATCTTTCCCCTGGGCATAGGGTGATGTGTGAGCGAAGATGCTCAGAGTCGTGGTCCAGTAAGGAGAAACAGAATGGTTCCAGTTAGCCACTGAGTAGATCCACTGCCCCGTTAAAAACCCAGTATTGACTATAATGATTGGATTTagaattaaagatttttaagtgaaatttgaTTGTTGTTATGTTGGGAGAGTGAAAGTGAACTTTatcatttcaacttttttttgtatgtgtgtgtgccgtTAAAACAGAGGAAAGCCATCCTTTCCcagatgttttttttcttttttactaattCTCTCAAACATCTGGTTCCTCTGCTAGGTGCTTCCTGGTTGATAGTTGGAGCCGTCAAGCAACATGCCGGAACAGAGCAACGATTACCGGGTGGCCGTGTTCGGGGCAGGTGGCGTCGGCAAGAGCTCCTTGGTGTTGAGGTTTGTGAAGGGCACGTTTCGGGAGAGCTACATCCCGACTGTGGAAGACACCTACCGGCAGGTCATCAGCTGCGACAAGAGCATCTGCACGCTGCAGATCACTGACACCACGGGCAGCCACCAGTTCCCTGCCATGCAGCGGCTGTCCATCTCCAAAGGGCACGCCTTCATCCTGGTCTACTCTATCACCAGCCGGCAGTCCCTGGAGGAGCTCAAACCCATCTACGAACAAATCTGCGAGATCAAAGGGGACGTGGAGAGCATCCCTATCATGCTGGTGGGCAACAAGTGTGACGAGAGCCCGAGCCGCGAGGTGGAGAGCAGTGAGGCCGAGGCCCTGGCCCGCAAGTGGAAGTGCGCCTTCATGGAGACCTCAGCCAAGCTCAACCATAACGTGAAGGAGCTCTTCCAGGAGCTGCTCAACCTGGAGAAGCGCAGGACCGTGAGCCTACAGATCGACGGGAAAAAGAGCAAGcagcagaagaggaaagaaaagctcAAGGGCAAATGTGTGATCATGTGAAGGCCCTTCCCGCGGGAGGAGCACTCGCCTGTCCCTGTCGCCTCACCTTCCCCCTCCCGCGTGACACCCACAGTCGTCAGGGTAGCATGTAAGATGCCCACGTGTTAAATATTGCATTTTGACCAAGACGTGCCCTATTGTCCTTAAGAGGGTATTTCACACCACCAACAATAAGCACCCCCTCTCCAGAATCAGGGAACCTCCCAGACGGTTAAAATGAAAACCAACATGCTTGGCATCGGCATCACAGGGAGCTGAGAGAGGCGCCAGCAACTTCTGAAGGCCTCGTTTGCCATCAGAAGGCAGTGGGGCTCGTACCCACAGCAGTAGTGTGTGCTGAGAGGAGTAACTGTTGTCTGCATGCATGTGAGAGCATGTTCACCTGGAGCtgcaggccccacccccagaccaGGTGTTTCCCTGGGTCAGAGCCACTGACatccttgggggaggggaggggtgggaagaggtgagaaggccaggcCAAAGTTGGTCGACTCTATGGTTCTTTAACTGAATTAAGAATAAAAGAGCACCGTCT
The DNA window shown above is from Equus asinus isolate D_3611 breed Donkey chromosome 23, EquAss-T2T_v2, whole genome shotgun sequence and carries:
- the DIRAS2 gene encoding GTP-binding protein Di-Ras2, producing the protein MPEQSNDYRVAVFGAGGVGKSSLVLRFVKGTFRESYIPTVEDTYRQVISCDKSICTLQITDTTGSHQFPAMQRLSISKGHAFILVYSITSRQSLEELKPIYEQICEIKGDVESIPIMLVGNKCDESPSREVESSEAEALARKWKCAFMETSAKLNHNVKELFQELLNLEKRRTVSLQIDGKKSKQQKRKEKLKGKCVIM